From Coffea arabica cultivar ET-39 chromosome 2e, Coffea Arabica ET-39 HiFi, whole genome shotgun sequence, the proteins below share one genomic window:
- the LOC113731335 gene encoding probable E3 ubiquitin-protein ligase ARI2 isoform X1: MEDWMSCEEDYDSSDRESPDGFENEDSDSHWMPFKGPSSKVITKESLLAAQKEDLRRVMEVLSLQEHHARTLLIHYRWDVEKVLAILVEKGRALLFAEAGVTVGENKDSDMPGSSSTVLCNVCIEEFPGNEVTSMDCGHCFCNNCWTEHFIVKINEGQSKRIRCMAHKCFAICDETVIRNLVSKRHPDLAEKFDRFLLESYIEDNKMVKWCPSVPHCGNAIRVEDDEFCEVECSCSLQFCFNCLSEAHSPCSCLMWELWTKKCRDESETVNWITVNTKPCPKCHKPVEKNGGCNLVSCICGQAFCWLCGGGTGRDHTWSSIAGHSCGRYKEDREKKAERAKRDLYRYMHYHNRYKAHTDSFKQESRLRETIREKISNLEARDSRLRDFSWVTNGLYRLFRSRRALSFSYPFAFYMFGDELFKDEMTKEEREIKQHLFEDQQQQLEANVEKLSKYIEEPFDEYEEKKIMDIRMQVINISVITDTLCKKMYECIENDLLGPLQFSVHNIAPYQSKGIEKAVELTIGRSSKTNVNQHPESDNQTNGRGWNTESDQPSASGTSDESGCPSRKRARKGSFGCSLIDLNLPAEAIDRN, translated from the exons ATGGAGGATTGGATGAGTTGTGAAGAAGATTACGACAGTTCTGATCGAGAATCGCCGGACGGATTCGAGAACGAAGATTCTGACTCCCACTGGATGCCGTTTAAAGGCCCTTCCAGCAAG GTAATCACGAAAGAGTCTCTCTTGGCTGCACAG AAGGAAGATCTGCGAAGAGTAATGGAAGTGCTATCTCTACAAGAACATCATGCACGAACCCTGCTTATCCATTACCGATGGGATGTTGAGAAGGTCTTAGCAATCCTTGTGGAAAAAGGGAGAGCTTTGTTGTTTGCTGAAGCAGGTGTAACTGTGGGTGAAAATAAAGATTCTGATATGCCAGGATCTTCCTCTACAGTATTGTGCAATGTATGCATCGAAGAATTTCCTGGAAATGAGGTGACTAGCATGGATTGCGGCCATTGTTTTTGCAACAACT GTTGGACTGAGCATTTTATTGTGAAGATAAATGAGGGTCAGAGTAAGCGGATCAGGTGCATGGCACACAAATGCTTTGCTATTTGCGATGAAACTGTTATAAGAAATCTAGTTAGTAAGAGACACCCTGATTTGGCAGAGAAATTCGATCGTTTTCTTCTTGAATCATACATTGAAGACAACAAGATGGTCAAATGGTGTCCCAGTGTTCCTCATTGTGGGAATGCAATACGTGTTGAGGATGATGAGTTTTGTGAGGTCGAATGTTCGTGCAGCttacaattttgttttaattgctTGTCAGAAGCACATTCACCTTGCTCATGCTTAATGTGGGAGCTTTGGACGAAGAAGTGTCGAGATGAATCAGAAACTGTGAATTGGATTACAGTCAACACAAAGCCTTGTCCTAAGTGTCACAAACCCGTAGAAAAAAACGGTGGTTGCAACTTAGTTAGCTGCATTTGTGGCCAAGCATTTTG TTGGCTATGTGGTGGAGGTACAGGCCGAGACCATACTTGGTCCTCTATAGCTGGTCATAGCTGTGGTCGCTATAAAGAAGACCGGGAAAAAAAGGCTGAGCGTGCAAAGCGAGACCTTTATCGTTACATGCATTACCATAACCGTTATAAAGCTCATACTGATTCCTTTAAGCAAGAATCTAGACTCAGGGAGACTATCAGGGAAAAGATATCCAACCTGGAAGCAAGAGATTCAAGATTGAGAGATTTCAGCTGGGTGACAAATGGACTGTACAGGCTCTTTAGATCAAGGCGTGCACTTTCATTTTCATACCCGTTTGCTTTCTATATGTTTGGTGATGAATTGTTCAAAGATGAGATGACAAAAGAGGAAAGAGAAATAAAACAACATTTATTTGAGGACCAGCAGCAGCAGCTTGAGGCGAATGTAGAGAAGCTATCCAAGTACATTGAGGAGCCATTTGATGAGTACGAGGAGAAAAAGATTATGGACATAAGGATGCAAGTAATAAATATCTCTGTTATAACTGATACCCTCTGCAAGAAGAT GTATGAATGTATTGAGAATGATTTATTGGGTCCTCTCCAGTTCTCTGTTCACAACATAGCTCCATATCAGTCAAAAGGCATTGAGAAGGCAGTAGAGCTTACCATTGGACGGAGCAGCAAAACCAATGTCAATCAACATCCAGAATCAGACAATCAGACAAATGGTAGGG GATGGAATACAGAATCAGATCAACCATCAGCCTCTGGGACCTCTGATGAGAGTGGATGTCCTTCAAGGAAGCGTGCCAGAAAGGGAAGCTTTGGTTGCAGCCTGATTGATCTTAACTTGCCGGCGGAGGCAATTGACAGGAATTAA
- the LOC113731333 gene encoding uncharacterized protein isoform X2: MENLSGNPVESHKGDVLPASASAYLDPHYWDDRFSHEEHYEWFKDYSHFRHLILDHINPASSVLELGCGNSQLCEGLYGDGITELTCIDLSPVAVEKMKQRLISKGYKDIQVLEADMLDLPFANGSFDVVIEKGTMDVLFVDSGDPWNPRVETVDRVMSMLRQIHRVLKTHGTFISITFGQPHFRRPFFSNSEFTWSTEWRTFGDGFHYFFYILKKDVREC, encoded by the exons ATGGAAAATCTGAGCGGAAACCCGGTTGAATCCCATAAAGGTGACGTACTTCCTGCTTCCGCTTCCGCATATCTTGACCCTCACTACTG GGACGATAGATTCTCTCATGAGGAACATTACGAATGGTTCAAAGATTACTCTCACTTTCGTCATCTCATCCTTGACCACATTAACCCAGCTTCTTCT GTATTGGAGCTGGGGTGTGGAAACTCTCAGCTGTGTGAAGGGTTGTATGGAGATGGGATTACTGAGCTCACCTGCATTGATTTGTCACCTGTGGCTGTGGAGAAGATGAAGCAGAGATTAATATCCAAGGGCTACAAGG ATATTCAGGTGTTGGAAGCTGACATGCTGGATCTTCCATTTGCCAATGGGTCTTTTGATGTTGTTATAGAGAAGGGAACCATG gatgTATTGTTCGTGGACAGTGGTGACCCATGGAACCCACGGGTTGAAACAGTTGACAGGGTTATGTCAATGCTTCGACAAATTCATAGGGTCTTGAAAACTCATGGCACTTTCATTTCAATCACCTTTGGCCAG CCACATTTTCGTCGTCCTTTCTTTAGTAATTCAGAATTTACTTGGTCTACGGAGTGGAGAACATTTGGTGATGGATTTCACTATTTCTTCTACATCTTGAAAAAG GATGTCAGAGAGTGCTGA
- the LOC113731336 gene encoding uncharacterized protein isoform X2 — protein sequence MELDTSYHKRSKSDYSGNIFEEEKFSNLLKSSYLSEMDMGQLKSSIEPKKRPLTDSMVQNTLKEEPAKDLIKDIATLELEVVYLEKYLLSMYRKTFAKKLIPSSMTREKPNQNSPPKEQVSSEFPQNNSSEDSPTNAEHLMPPGGSSASPLNESLGSQILEDYSIHRSHSSLSHRSAVGVKTSPSLGPLAVEEAVESYHSLPLFMLERAQGSSNVSLPEHLVPSVQDRAWGSPNRISEEMIKCISAICCKLADPPLNNYGFPSSPGSISSSRSSPRDQNHNWSQHCSESSLFNSWLDNSFRIESPKEFSFPFQTVAEIHGICRDQKSLNEVEDMIQKFRSLISFLEFVDPKKMKHEEKLAFWINVHNALVMHAYLVYGVPRSNIKRMSLLLKAAYNIGGHTVSVDMIQSSILGCRLPRPGQWLQSLFFSRAKYRAGDTCKLFATGHPEPRLYFALCSGSHSDPMLRVYTPRRVFQELEVAKEEYIQTNMRAQKDLKLLLPKRVDSFVKELDLCPSGFAELIEHALSGFLREKFQQPQQGKFWKKIVWVPHDFAFRYLIADELVN from the exons ATGGAGCTTGATACTTCATATCACAAGCGCTCAAAGAG TGACTACTCTGGTAATATCTTTGAGGAAGAGAAATTCAGTAATCTCCTGAAGTCTTCATATCTTTCTGAGATG GACATGGGGCAGCTGAAGAGTAGTATTGAACCCAAGAAGAGGCCCTTGACTGATTCCATGGTTCAAAATACATTGAAGGAAGAG CCAGCTAAGGACCTTATAAAAGACATTGCCACTTTGGAGTTGGAGGTTGTCTAcctggaaaagtatcttctttCCATGTACAGGAAAACTTTTGCAAAAAAGTTGATTCCCTCATCTATGACTAGAGAAAAGCCAAATCAAAATTCACCTCCGAAGGAACAGGTCTCTTCAGAATTTCCTCAAAATAACAGTTCAGAGGATTCACCTACCAATGCTGAACATTTGATGCCACCTGGAGGTTCATCAGCTAGTCCACTTAATGAAAGTTTGGGATCTCAGATACTTGAAGATTATAGTATTCACCGCAGCCACTCATCACTATCTCATCGGTCAGCAGTTGGTGTGAAAACTTCTCCTTCGCTGGGACCACTGGCAGTAGAAGAAGCTGTGGAATCATACCATTCATTACCTTTATTTATGCTGGAG AGGGCTCAGGGAAGTTCAAATGTTAGTCTGCCAGAGCATCTCGTCCCCAGTGTGCAGGATCGTGCTTGGGGAAGTCCAAATAGAATTTCCGAGGAGATGATTAAATGCATTTCAGCAATATGTTGTAAACTTGCTGACCCTCCTTTGAACAATTATGGTTTCCCTTCATCCCCTGGATCAATTTCATCATCTAGAAGTTCTCCACGGGATCAGAATCATAATTGGAGCCAACATTGCAGTGAAAGTTCATTATTCAATTCATGGTTGGACAACTCATTCCGTATTGAATCACCTAAAGAATTTAGCTTTCCTTTTCAAACCGTGGCTGAAATTCATGGGATCTGCAGAGATCAGAAAAGCTTGAATGAAGTCGAGGATATGATACAGAAATTTAG GTCTCTTATTTCGTTTTTAGAGTTCGTTgacccaaagaaaatgaagcaTGAAGAGAAGCTAGCTTTTTGGATAAATGTCCACAATGCTCTAGTGATGCAT GCCTATTTGGTTTATGGCGTTCCAAGAAGCAATATTAAGAGAATGTCTTTGCTTCTCAAG GCTGCATATAACATCGGTGGTCATACTGTGAGTGTGGACATGATACAGAGCTCTATTTTGGGATGTCGATTACCTCGTCCAGGACAA TGGCTGCAGTCATTGTTCTTTTCGCGAGCGAAGTACAGGGCAGGAGATACCTGTAAATTATTTGCAACCGGGCACCCAGAACCCCGTCTATATTTCGCACTTTGTTCAGGAAGCCATTCTGATCCAATG CTTCGGGTTTATACACCCAGGAGAGTCTTCCAGGAGCTTGAAGTGGCAAAAGAAGAGTACATTCAGACCAACATGAGGGCACAAAAAGATCTGAAGCTGCTGTTGCCCAAGAGAGTGGATTCTTTTGTAAAGGAGTTAGATTTGTGTCCGTCTGGTTTTGCAGAGCTAATCGAGCATGCTTTGTCAGGTTTCTTGAgggaaaaatttcagcagcctCAGCAaggaaaattttggaagaaaattgtgTGGGTACCTCATGACTTCGCCTTCCGCTATTTGATTGCGGATGAATTGGTTAACTAA
- the LOC113731335 gene encoding probable E3 ubiquitin-protein ligase ARI2 isoform X2, which produces MEDWMSCEEDYDSSDRESPDGFENEDSDSHWMPFKGPSSKVITKESLLAAQKEDLRRVMEVLSLQEHHARTLLIHYRWDVEKVLAILVEKGRALLFAEAGVTVGENKDSDMPGSSSTVLCNVCIEEFPGNEVTSMDCGHCFCNNCWTEHFIVKINEGQSKRIRCMAHKCFAICDETVIRNLVSKRHPDLAEKFDRFLLESYIEDNKMVKWCPSVPHCGNAIRVEDDEFCEVECSCSLQFCFNCLSEAHSPCSCLMWELWTKKCRDESETVNWITVNTKPCPKCHKPVEKNGGCNLVSCICGQAFCWLCGGGTGRDHTWSSIAGHSCGRYKEDREKKAERAKRDLYRYMHYHNRYKAHTDSFKQESRLRETIREKISNLEARDSRLRDFSWVTNGLYRLFRSRRALSFSYPFAFYMFGDELFKDEMTKEEREIKQHLFEDQQQQLEANVEKLSKYIEEPFDEYEEKKIMDIRMQVINISVITDTLCKKMYECIENDLLGPLQFSVHNIAPYQSKGIEKAVELTIGRSSKTNVNQHPESDNQTNGWNTESDQPSASGTSDESGCPSRKRARKGSFGCSLIDLNLPAEAIDRN; this is translated from the exons ATGGAGGATTGGATGAGTTGTGAAGAAGATTACGACAGTTCTGATCGAGAATCGCCGGACGGATTCGAGAACGAAGATTCTGACTCCCACTGGATGCCGTTTAAAGGCCCTTCCAGCAAG GTAATCACGAAAGAGTCTCTCTTGGCTGCACAG AAGGAAGATCTGCGAAGAGTAATGGAAGTGCTATCTCTACAAGAACATCATGCACGAACCCTGCTTATCCATTACCGATGGGATGTTGAGAAGGTCTTAGCAATCCTTGTGGAAAAAGGGAGAGCTTTGTTGTTTGCTGAAGCAGGTGTAACTGTGGGTGAAAATAAAGATTCTGATATGCCAGGATCTTCCTCTACAGTATTGTGCAATGTATGCATCGAAGAATTTCCTGGAAATGAGGTGACTAGCATGGATTGCGGCCATTGTTTTTGCAACAACT GTTGGACTGAGCATTTTATTGTGAAGATAAATGAGGGTCAGAGTAAGCGGATCAGGTGCATGGCACACAAATGCTTTGCTATTTGCGATGAAACTGTTATAAGAAATCTAGTTAGTAAGAGACACCCTGATTTGGCAGAGAAATTCGATCGTTTTCTTCTTGAATCATACATTGAAGACAACAAGATGGTCAAATGGTGTCCCAGTGTTCCTCATTGTGGGAATGCAATACGTGTTGAGGATGATGAGTTTTGTGAGGTCGAATGTTCGTGCAGCttacaattttgttttaattgctTGTCAGAAGCACATTCACCTTGCTCATGCTTAATGTGGGAGCTTTGGACGAAGAAGTGTCGAGATGAATCAGAAACTGTGAATTGGATTACAGTCAACACAAAGCCTTGTCCTAAGTGTCACAAACCCGTAGAAAAAAACGGTGGTTGCAACTTAGTTAGCTGCATTTGTGGCCAAGCATTTTG TTGGCTATGTGGTGGAGGTACAGGCCGAGACCATACTTGGTCCTCTATAGCTGGTCATAGCTGTGGTCGCTATAAAGAAGACCGGGAAAAAAAGGCTGAGCGTGCAAAGCGAGACCTTTATCGTTACATGCATTACCATAACCGTTATAAAGCTCATACTGATTCCTTTAAGCAAGAATCTAGACTCAGGGAGACTATCAGGGAAAAGATATCCAACCTGGAAGCAAGAGATTCAAGATTGAGAGATTTCAGCTGGGTGACAAATGGACTGTACAGGCTCTTTAGATCAAGGCGTGCACTTTCATTTTCATACCCGTTTGCTTTCTATATGTTTGGTGATGAATTGTTCAAAGATGAGATGACAAAAGAGGAAAGAGAAATAAAACAACATTTATTTGAGGACCAGCAGCAGCAGCTTGAGGCGAATGTAGAGAAGCTATCCAAGTACATTGAGGAGCCATTTGATGAGTACGAGGAGAAAAAGATTATGGACATAAGGATGCAAGTAATAAATATCTCTGTTATAACTGATACCCTCTGCAAGAAGAT GTATGAATGTATTGAGAATGATTTATTGGGTCCTCTCCAGTTCTCTGTTCACAACATAGCTCCATATCAGTCAAAAGGCATTGAGAAGGCAGTAGAGCTTACCATTGGACGGAGCAGCAAAACCAATGTCAATCAACATCCAGAATCAGACAATCAGACAAATG GATGGAATACAGAATCAGATCAACCATCAGCCTCTGGGACCTCTGATGAGAGTGGATGTCCTTCAAGGAAGCGTGCCAGAAAGGGAAGCTTTGGTTGCAGCCTGATTGATCTTAACTTGCCGGCGGAGGCAATTGACAGGAATTAA
- the LOC113731333 gene encoding uncharacterized protein isoform X1 — MENLSGNPVESHKGDVLPASASAYLDPHYWDDRFSHEEHYEWFKDYSHFRHLILDHINPASSVLELGCGNSQLCEGLYGDGITELTCIDLSPVAVEKMKQRLISKGYKDIQVLEADMLDLPFANGSFDVVIEKGTMDVLFVDSGDPWNPRVETVDRVMSMLRQIHRVLKTHGTFISITFGQPHFRRPFFSNSEFTWSTEWRTFGDGFHYFFYILKKGHRMSESAECTERIDMPSISPYHDELDSEDYIFRTNIDDA; from the exons ATGGAAAATCTGAGCGGAAACCCGGTTGAATCCCATAAAGGTGACGTACTTCCTGCTTCCGCTTCCGCATATCTTGACCCTCACTACTG GGACGATAGATTCTCTCATGAGGAACATTACGAATGGTTCAAAGATTACTCTCACTTTCGTCATCTCATCCTTGACCACATTAACCCAGCTTCTTCT GTATTGGAGCTGGGGTGTGGAAACTCTCAGCTGTGTGAAGGGTTGTATGGAGATGGGATTACTGAGCTCACCTGCATTGATTTGTCACCTGTGGCTGTGGAGAAGATGAAGCAGAGATTAATATCCAAGGGCTACAAGG ATATTCAGGTGTTGGAAGCTGACATGCTGGATCTTCCATTTGCCAATGGGTCTTTTGATGTTGTTATAGAGAAGGGAACCATG gatgTATTGTTCGTGGACAGTGGTGACCCATGGAACCCACGGGTTGAAACAGTTGACAGGGTTATGTCAATGCTTCGACAAATTCATAGGGTCTTGAAAACTCATGGCACTTTCATTTCAATCACCTTTGGCCAG CCACATTTTCGTCGTCCTTTCTTTAGTAATTCAGAATTTACTTGGTCTACGGAGTGGAGAACATTTGGTGATGGATTTCACTATTTCTTCTACATCTTGAAAAAG GGGCACAGGATGTCAGAGAGTGCTGAATGTACTGAGAGGATCGACATGCCATCTATATCTCCTTACCACGATGAATTAGATTCTGAAGACTACATTTTCCGGACTAACATTGATGATGCCTAA
- the LOC113731336 gene encoding uncharacterized protein isoform X1 → MELDTSYHKRSKSDYSGNIFEEEKFSNLLKSSYLSEMDMGQLKSSIEPKKRPLTDSMVQNTLKEEILELQKQLENQFAMRQALQRALCHKPFLHDSSLENSISKPAKDLIKDIATLELEVVYLEKYLLSMYRKTFAKKLIPSSMTREKPNQNSPPKEQVSSEFPQNNSSEDSPTNAEHLMPPGGSSASPLNESLGSQILEDYSIHRSHSSLSHRSAVGVKTSPSLGPLAVEEAVESYHSLPLFMLERAQGSSNVSLPEHLVPSVQDRAWGSPNRISEEMIKCISAICCKLADPPLNNYGFPSSPGSISSSRSSPRDQNHNWSQHCSESSLFNSWLDNSFRIESPKEFSFPFQTVAEIHGICRDQKSLNEVEDMIQKFRSLISFLEFVDPKKMKHEEKLAFWINVHNALVMHAYLVYGVPRSNIKRMSLLLKAAYNIGGHTVSVDMIQSSILGCRLPRPGQWLQSLFFSRAKYRAGDTCKLFATGHPEPRLYFALCSGSHSDPMLRVYTPRRVFQELEVAKEEYIQTNMRAQKDLKLLLPKRVDSFVKELDLCPSGFAELIEHALSGFLREKFQQPQQGKFWKKIVWVPHDFAFRYLIADELVN, encoded by the exons ATGGAGCTTGATACTTCATATCACAAGCGCTCAAAGAG TGACTACTCTGGTAATATCTTTGAGGAAGAGAAATTCAGTAATCTCCTGAAGTCTTCATATCTTTCTGAGATG GACATGGGGCAGCTGAAGAGTAGTATTGAACCCAAGAAGAGGCCCTTGACTGATTCCATGGTTCAAAATACATTGAAGGAAGAG ATTTTAGAGCTTCAAAAACAACTTGAGAACCAGTTTGCAATGCGCCAAGCACTACAAAGGGCATTGTGTCACAAACCTTTCTTGCATGATTCCTCAttagaaaactccatttccaag CCAGCTAAGGACCTTATAAAAGACATTGCCACTTTGGAGTTGGAGGTTGTCTAcctggaaaagtatcttctttCCATGTACAGGAAAACTTTTGCAAAAAAGTTGATTCCCTCATCTATGACTAGAGAAAAGCCAAATCAAAATTCACCTCCGAAGGAACAGGTCTCTTCAGAATTTCCTCAAAATAACAGTTCAGAGGATTCACCTACCAATGCTGAACATTTGATGCCACCTGGAGGTTCATCAGCTAGTCCACTTAATGAAAGTTTGGGATCTCAGATACTTGAAGATTATAGTATTCACCGCAGCCACTCATCACTATCTCATCGGTCAGCAGTTGGTGTGAAAACTTCTCCTTCGCTGGGACCACTGGCAGTAGAAGAAGCTGTGGAATCATACCATTCATTACCTTTATTTATGCTGGAG AGGGCTCAGGGAAGTTCAAATGTTAGTCTGCCAGAGCATCTCGTCCCCAGTGTGCAGGATCGTGCTTGGGGAAGTCCAAATAGAATTTCCGAGGAGATGATTAAATGCATTTCAGCAATATGTTGTAAACTTGCTGACCCTCCTTTGAACAATTATGGTTTCCCTTCATCCCCTGGATCAATTTCATCATCTAGAAGTTCTCCACGGGATCAGAATCATAATTGGAGCCAACATTGCAGTGAAAGTTCATTATTCAATTCATGGTTGGACAACTCATTCCGTATTGAATCACCTAAAGAATTTAGCTTTCCTTTTCAAACCGTGGCTGAAATTCATGGGATCTGCAGAGATCAGAAAAGCTTGAATGAAGTCGAGGATATGATACAGAAATTTAG GTCTCTTATTTCGTTTTTAGAGTTCGTTgacccaaagaaaatgaagcaTGAAGAGAAGCTAGCTTTTTGGATAAATGTCCACAATGCTCTAGTGATGCAT GCCTATTTGGTTTATGGCGTTCCAAGAAGCAATATTAAGAGAATGTCTTTGCTTCTCAAG GCTGCATATAACATCGGTGGTCATACTGTGAGTGTGGACATGATACAGAGCTCTATTTTGGGATGTCGATTACCTCGTCCAGGACAA TGGCTGCAGTCATTGTTCTTTTCGCGAGCGAAGTACAGGGCAGGAGATACCTGTAAATTATTTGCAACCGGGCACCCAGAACCCCGTCTATATTTCGCACTTTGTTCAGGAAGCCATTCTGATCCAATG CTTCGGGTTTATACACCCAGGAGAGTCTTCCAGGAGCTTGAAGTGGCAAAAGAAGAGTACATTCAGACCAACATGAGGGCACAAAAAGATCTGAAGCTGCTGTTGCCCAAGAGAGTGGATTCTTTTGTAAAGGAGTTAGATTTGTGTCCGTCTGGTTTTGCAGAGCTAATCGAGCATGCTTTGTCAGGTTTCTTGAgggaaaaatttcagcagcctCAGCAaggaaaattttggaagaaaattgtgTGGGTACCTCATGACTTCGCCTTCCGCTATTTGATTGCGGATGAATTGGTTAACTAA
- the LOC113728654 gene encoding fasciclin-like arabinogalactan protein 21 codes for MAAISLKQKPLVLAFVLYLSISATTSAFTSSAPSFPPSVNQPELLTYPTTLIASILSTLGFQELSSAAVDANLSTSTPITIFAPSDSSLLTCPSCSLPLLLQEHAVPGLYPNHFLRNLAFGTKLETLASEHCLTITSSAAQNVSTRVVFVNGVEISEPDLFNNGVFLIHGLRGFVSHLSPLSCNVERMTTLSFPQPWLHKSPLSSIMRLMLKDAIIRLRFGGYSIVSLALKVKFGELSELKSMTVFALDDISIFSGAGYAYLHHFRFHVVPNRRLMAADLLSLQAATTLPTMEIGQNLVVTAAGGGGQFSPVKINYVKVTTMDLLHNSRIVVHAVSTAFPRMHHHLSLTDGAAVEEAYRPPCDISLDGGFCEVAAPVPAGIRSTSDIIGRLDDRDGL; via the coding sequence ATGGCTGCAATCTCTCTGAAACAGAAACCTCTAGTCCTCGCCTTCGTCCTCTACCTCTCCATCTCCGCCACTACCTCTGCCTTCACCTCCTCCGCTCCTTCGTTCCCGCCGTCTGTAAATCAACCAGAGCTCCTAACTTACCCAACCACTCTCATCGCTTCCATCCTCTCCACTCTCGGCTTCCAGGAACTTTCCTCCGCCGCCGTGGACGCCAATCTCTCTACCTCCACTCCGATCACCATCTTCGCACCTTCCGATTCCTCGCTTCTTACCTGTCCTTCGTGTTCTCTCCCTCTCCTTCTCCAGGAACACGCCGTTCCAGGCCTCTACCCAAATCATTTCCTCCGCAACTTAGCTTTTGGCACCAAGCTCGAAACCCTAGCCTCCGAACACTGCCTCACCATCACCTCCTCCGCCGCTCAAAATGTCTCTACCAGAGTTGTTTTCGTCAATGGAGTTGAGATCTCGGAGCCGGATCTCTTCAACAATGGCGTCTTCTTGATTCACGGCTTGCGAGGATTCGTCTCTCATCTCTCCCCGCTCTCTTGCAACGTCGAGCGCATGACTACTCTCTCGTTTCCGCAGCCGTGGCTTCACAAGTCGCCGCTGTCGTCCATCATGCGCCTTATGCTAAAAGACGCCATTATCAGGCTCCGTTTCGGTGGCTACAGCATTGTTTCTCTCGCGCTGAAAGTTAAGTTCGGAGAATTATCCGAACTGAAGTCCATGACTGTGTTTGCTCTAGACGATATCTCCATCTTTTCCGGCGCTGGATATGCCTACCTCCACCATTTCAGGTTCCATGTGGTGCCGAACAGGAGGCTGATGGCGGCGGATCTGTTGAGCTTGCAAGCCGCGACTACTTTGCCGACCATGGAGATTGGTCAAAACCTGGTGGTGACGGCTGCCGGCGGTGGAGGCCAGTTCTCTCCAGTGAAGATCAACTACGTGAAAGTCACCACCATGGATTTGCTGCATAACAGCAGGATTGTGGTTCATGCTGTGTCAACGGCGTTCCCCCGCATGCACCATCATCTGTCACTCACGGACGGCGCTGCTGTTGAAGAGGCCTATCGTCCGCCGTGTGATATCTCCTTGGATGGTGGATTCTGTGAGGTGGCAGCTCCTGTGCCAGCTGGCATTAGATCAACGTCTGACATCATCGGCCGTTTGGATGATCGTGATGGTCTCTAG